One Huiozyma naganishii CBS 8797 chromosome 4, complete genome genomic region harbors:
- the KNAG0D02050 gene encoding uncharacterized protein (similar to Saccharomyces cerevisiae NCL1 (YBL024W); ancestral locus Anc_8.171): MARRKNFKKGGKKTFGARDDTRAQKGWTELVRENEKWEIYYQKLALFPLEQWDSFKKTCQEPLPLTFRITGSRKHANEVLELFKERHLPNLTNVTFEGEKLKEPLELHWYPNKLAWQLDVPKTVIRKNEQFAKTQRFLVIENAVGNISRQEAVSMIPPIVLEVEPQHTVLDMCAAPGSKTAQLLEALHRDTDEPTGFVVANDADNRRSHMLVHQLKRLNSANLIVVNHDAQFFPRIKTSKNSEKKSDLLKFDRILCDVPCSGDGTMRKNVNVWRDWNTQNALGLHQVQANILNRGLHLLKKGGRLVYSTCSMNPIENEAVVAQALRKWGDKVRLVNCDDKLPGLVRNKGISKWPTLNRNMEEMEKGQEGANDSWFQPTEEEAEKFQLENCIRVYPHQQNTGGFFITVFEKVDEEETASNKRLASETPTEELAAKKTKAEEAGAVQPRKKERLPRDANEEPFVFVDPKHQAIESCWNFYGIDDKFDRETCLVRNATGEPTRVIYTVSTALKDIIQANDDRLKIIYSGVRLFVSQRSDIECSWRIQSESLPVMKHHMNGKRIVKAKLPMLKLLLNESFPKFEDMEEQHIDDKFIADLQELTSGCAFIEFDREDENKENLFLPVWKGTKCINLMVCKEDTHELLYRIFGIETTANHNPKAEAQAKKAELEKKEEETNSSAEPKQD, encoded by the coding sequence ATGGCAAGGAGAAAGAATTTTAAGAAGGGGGGGAAGAAGACGTTTGGCGCTCGTGACGATACGAGGGCGCAGAAGGGATGGACGGAACTCGTTAGAGAGAACGAGAAGTGGGAGATCTACTACCAGAAATTGGCTTTGTTCCCGTTGGAACAATGGGATAGCTTCAAGAAGACGTGTCAGGAACCCCTGCCCCTGACTTTCAGGATCACTGGGTCCAGGAAACACGCCAACGAAGTACTCGAGTTGTTCAAGGAGAGACACCTGCCCAATTTGACAAACGTTACATTCGAAGGtgagaagttgaaggaacCCTTGGAATTGCATTGGTACCCTAACAAACTTGCGTGGCAACTGGATGTCCCCAAGACAGTCATCCGTAAGAATGAGCAGTTCGCCAAGACGCAGAGATTCCTCGTTATTGAGAACGCAGTGGGGAACATCTCTAGACAGGAGGCAGTGTCCATGATCCCACCCATTGTGCTCGAAGTCGAACCACAGCACACAGTGTTGGACATGTGTGCCGCGCCAGGGTCCAAGACTGCACAGTTACTGGAGGCCCTCCACAGAGACACCGATGAACCCACCGGGTTTGTTGTTGCCAACGACGCGGATAACAGAAGATCGCACATGTTGGTGCACCAATTGAAAAGGTTGAACAGTGCCAATTTGATCGTAGTTAACCACGATGCACAATTCTTCCCGCGAATCAAAACCTCGAAAAACTCGGAGAAGAAGAGTGACCTGCTTAAATTCGACAGGATCCTGTGTGACGTCCCCTGTTCCGGAGACGGGACAATGAGGAAGAACGTCAATGTGTGGAGGGACTGGAACACGCAGAACGCACTTGGGTTGCACCAGGTTCAAGCGAACATCCTGAACAGAGGTTTGCATCTGCTGAAGAAGGGCGGGAGACTGGTCTACTCGACTTGTTCGATGAACCCAATCGAAAACGAGGCAGTCGTCGCACAGGCATTGAGGAAATGGGGGGATAAAGTTCGCCTAGTTAACTGTGACGATAAGCTACCAGGTTTGGTGAGAAATAAGGGGATCTCCAAGTGGCCCACACTCAACAGGAACATGGAGGAGATGGAAAAGGGCCAAGAGGGCGCCAACGACAGTTGGTTCCAACCcacagaggaggaggccGAAAAgttccaattggaaaacTGTATCAGGGTTTATCCTCATCAACAGAATACAGGTGGGTTTTTCATCACCGTGTTCGAGAAGgtggacgaggaggaaacaGCAAGTAACAAAAGATTGGCCTCTGAGACACCAACTGAGGAATTGGCTGCCAAAAAGACAAAGGCTGAAGAAGCTGGCGCCGTTCAACCGCGcaagaaagagagactCCCACGTGACGCCAACGAGGAGCCATTCGTGTTTGTCGATCCAAAACATCAGGCCATCGAGTCCTGTTGGAATTTCTACGGCATCGATGACAAGTTTGACCGCGAAACGTGTCTGGTGCGTAACGCCACTGGTGAACCAACAAGGGTCATATACACAGTGTCCAccgctttgaaggatattATACAGGCAAATGATGACAGATTGAAGATCATCTACTCGGGGGTCAGACTGTTCGTATCTCAAAGAAGCGACATAGAGTGCTCTTGGAGAATCCAGAGCGAATCGTTGCCAGTGATGAAACATCATATGAACGGGAAAAGAATAGTCAAGGCCAAATTGCCCATGTTGAAGCTTCTACTCAATGAATCGTTCCCCAAGTTCGAAGACATGGAGGAACAACACATTGACGACAAGTTCATCGCCGACTTGCAGGAACTGACCTCCGGCTGTGCGTTCATCGAATTTGACAGAGAGGacgaaaacaaagaaaacttgttcttgcCCGTCTGGAAGGGTACCAAGTGTAT